The following proteins are encoded in a genomic region of Rhodoferax aquaticus:
- a CDS encoding amidohydrolase: MYPHKQLRLRLLLCLVATLLSACTQGPEPDLIFHGGPVLTVNAKDEVVSALAVRDGVVQAVGSDAEIMALRGARTEVIDLQGKALMPGFVGAHEHPTLSAVFNGAVDLSGFTHPTNASVWQGFRDAVAKAPKGNWVYAGGLDPILTPDLRIPSRKELDALAPDNPVVLVSQTLHSFWANSKAFELAGIDRNTPDPGHGAYYQRDAQGELTGFVAETRAAVPLMKELKSPLRLYGRYVDVLDGLLAHGFTSVASLGYNVPPLMARVAASHQLQPRIRQFFYLVENELQYLPTAPDTSNPFFRVLGVKLWHDGSPYTGSMYSSVPYLDTPLGRTLGIAPGSHGEAMLTEPMLVEKLKRYTAQGWQVAIHSQGDQSNRDVLQAIAAAGPLGGQAPTVRMEHGVMLPLDGVQRMAALGVTPSFHIHHIRYYGDALAHSIIGLLAAQQTLPVRAAFEQGLQPTLHADSPMFPPKGFALMQTAMNRATSSGAKLNATQSIDVQQALRAMTIHGAYQLRLATETGSLEPGKWADLQVVTRNPYKEPVESLATIATEQVYVGGKLKYTAAPGP, encoded by the coding sequence ATGTATCCACACAAACAGCTGCGTTTGCGGCTTCTTCTATGCCTAGTAGCGACACTGCTGTCCGCGTGCACCCAAGGCCCCGAGCCTGATCTCATTTTTCACGGTGGCCCGGTGCTGACCGTGAACGCCAAAGATGAGGTTGTATCTGCCTTGGCAGTGCGAGATGGCGTAGTTCAGGCTGTGGGTTCAGACGCTGAAATCATGGCCTTGCGAGGAGCGCGCACCGAAGTGATTGACCTCCAGGGCAAGGCGCTGATGCCTGGTTTTGTGGGGGCCCATGAGCACCCGACGCTCAGTGCTGTTTTCAATGGCGCGGTGGACTTGTCTGGCTTTACCCACCCCACCAACGCGTCGGTGTGGCAAGGCTTTCGGGATGCCGTTGCAAAAGCACCCAAAGGCAACTGGGTGTATGCAGGTGGCCTAGACCCCATTTTGACCCCCGACTTGCGCATACCCAGCCGCAAGGAATTGGACGCACTCGCGCCCGATAACCCTGTGGTGTTGGTGTCGCAAACCTTGCACTCGTTTTGGGCTAACTCCAAAGCGTTTGAGTTGGCAGGCATTGATCGCAATACGCCTGATCCTGGGCATGGAGCCTACTACCAACGTGATGCACAAGGGGAGTTAACAGGCTTTGTTGCCGAAACGCGTGCTGCGGTGCCGCTGATGAAAGAGCTCAAGTCGCCGCTGCGCTTGTATGGGCGCTACGTAGATGTGCTCGATGGTTTGCTGGCCCATGGTTTTACCTCCGTTGCATCGTTGGGTTACAACGTGCCGCCCCTGATGGCACGGGTGGCCGCCTCCCACCAGTTGCAGCCACGCATCCGGCAGTTTTTCTATTTGGTGGAGAATGAGCTCCAATATTTGCCCACAGCACCAGACACTAGCAATCCGTTTTTCCGTGTCCTTGGCGTCAAGCTGTGGCATGACGGCTCTCCCTATACCGGCAGCATGTACAGCAGCGTTCCTTACTTGGACACGCCTTTGGGGCGTACCCTAGGGATTGCCCCGGGGAGCCATGGCGAGGCCATGTTGACCGAGCCGATGTTGGTTGAAAAGCTCAAGCGCTACACGGCACAGGGCTGGCAGGTCGCCATTCATAGCCAAGGCGATCAATCTAATCGAGACGTGTTGCAGGCCATTGCCGCAGCCGGCCCACTCGGGGGGCAAGCGCCTACAGTGCGCATGGAACATGGTGTGATGTTGCCCTTAGACGGTGTGCAGCGCATGGCAGCTTTGGGCGTAACGCCGTCCTTCCACATCCACCATATCCGTTACTACGGGGATGCCTTGGCCCACTCCATCATCGGTCTGCTCGCTGCGCAGCAAACCTTGCCGGTGCGTGCCGCTTTTGAGCAAGGCTTGCAACCCACTTTGCATGCGGATAGCCCGATGTTCCCACCCAAGGGTTTTGCACTCATGCAAACTGCCATGAACCGTGCCACCAGCAGCGGTGCCAAACTCAATGCCACCCAAAGCATTGATGTGCAGCAAGCCCTGCGCGCCATGACGATCCATGGGGCGTATCAGCTTCGCTTGGCCACTGAAACCGGTAGCTTAGAGCCGGGCAAGTGGGCTGATCTTCAAGTGGTCACACGCAACCCATACAAAGAGCCTGTTGAATCTTTAGCCACGATTGCGACAGAGCAGGTGTATGTTGGCGGCAAGTTGAAATACACGGCAGCGCCGGGACCTTAG
- a CDS encoding LysE family translocator encodes MELLPLQLVLSLAMFAFVTSITPGPNNMMLLASGVNHGFAGSLRLLFGIEFGFFILLSAVGLGLGELFVALPMAHTAMKWLGVAYMLYLAWGLAHSAGSGAEGDGGKTLGFWGAVAFQWINPKAWIMAIGYFSTYVPAGKGPIYLVGMAALFAIVGLPCCAAWALMGQHLRRYLADAKQRQVFNWVMAVLLVLSIIPALL; translated from the coding sequence ATGGAACTACTACCTTTGCAACTTGTCTTGTCACTCGCCATGTTTGCGTTTGTGACATCCATCACACCTGGCCCCAACAACATGATGCTGCTGGCCTCCGGTGTGAACCATGGATTTGCGGGTTCGCTGCGCCTACTCTTTGGCATTGAGTTTGGTTTCTTCATCCTGCTGTCCGCTGTCGGCTTGGGGCTTGGAGAGTTGTTTGTGGCCCTTCCCATGGCCCACACGGCCATGAAATGGTTGGGTGTGGCGTACATGCTGTATCTGGCCTGGGGTTTGGCCCACAGCGCGGGCTCTGGGGCCGAGGGCGACGGTGGCAAGACCCTGGGGTTTTGGGGGGCGGTAGCGTTTCAGTGGATCAACCCCAAGGCATGGATCATGGCCATTGGCTATTTCAGCACCTATGTCCCTGCGGGCAAGGGCCCCATCTACTTGGTGGGCATGGCGGCATTGTTTGCCATAGTGGGTTTGCCCTGTTGTGCAGCGTGGGCACTCATGGGCCAGCACCTGCGCCGTTACTTGGCCGATGCGAAGCAGCGCCAAGTGTTCAACTGGGTGATGGCGGTGCTCTTGGTCTTGTCCATCATTCCAGCGCTGCTCTGA
- a CDS encoding FkbM family methyltransferase, producing MKIEISDQLFIEVPDRLAKIYNAFEPLTTSYVKKYLRPGDTFLDIGANIGYFSTLASQWVGEAGHVFAVEASPEVIPILHGNTATLGNVSIINFAVGNRRGTTDFFMTEDYVNSGVSMTPFAQNTRKITVPIETLDHWYFELEPQSRRVDFLKCDVQGDEVAVLSGAKEMIESSKDLKMVIEWAPTWMRAAGYDPENFPEFIASLGFKEIVIIDDWLQRAMTVSEMRSEFSRDTSTKRFCNIFASK from the coding sequence ATGAAAATAGAAATTTCCGATCAATTGTTTATAGAAGTGCCGGATAGACTTGCAAAAATCTACAATGCATTCGAACCACTGACTACCAGTTATGTAAAAAAATATCTCCGACCTGGAGATACATTTTTGGACATTGGAGCAAATATTGGCTATTTTTCCACGCTTGCCTCCCAATGGGTTGGAGAAGCGGGACATGTATTTGCTGTCGAAGCATCTCCTGAAGTCATCCCTATTTTGCACGGCAACACCGCGACACTAGGCAATGTGTCAATTATTAACTTTGCCGTTGGCAATAGACGTGGAACAACCGATTTTTTCATGACGGAAGATTATGTAAATTCTGGTGTCTCGATGACACCATTTGCGCAAAATACACGAAAGATTACCGTTCCTATTGAAACTCTAGATCATTGGTACTTTGAACTTGAACCTCAGTCACGGAGAGTCGACTTCTTAAAATGCGATGTGCAGGGCGATGAGGTCGCGGTGCTTAGTGGGGCAAAAGAAATGATCGAATCAAGCAAGGATTTAAAAATGGTTATAGAGTGGGCGCCAACTTGGATGAGAGCGGCTGGCTATGATCCAGAAAACTTTCCGGAGTTCATTGCGTCACTTGGCTTTAAAGAGATAGTCATAATCGATGACTGGTTGCAAAGAGCAATGACTGTTAGTGAAATGCGGTCCGAGTTCTCTAGGGACACAAGCACCAAACGTTTTTGCAACATATTCGCTTCGAAATAG
- a CDS encoding class I SAM-dependent methyltransferase yields MPASPLVNYNQRETTTLVFPATHLDGLEFIESAQQQGIKVVAATSEWDADVAQRVGDLMTLPYIYDERFPACFLELVSAQNIDQVYCPVSSVYIWLNNFIQSRGVPIALLGESPTQKEVQRHEKLLKKVDLHRTFIDQCSDGACNMRNIEVAAVLRMAADIYGESNEQKIAAMMAIFSSVPKGDVIEIGSLAGKSAAVLALMARRHNIGNILSVDSWQWEAGTQHDSPENVSVSMANAWDLNVVHDIFTVNLFPIGVGVFNYIHNESAQAFEIYRRDLSVYSATFGRTDYTGKIALIHIDANHDYVKVKLDCDLWLQMLAPDGWLILDDYLWAHGDGPYRMGNELLAQRSDTIERAFVCGKALFIKFNSAKN; encoded by the coding sequence ATGCCAGCATCACCCTTGGTGAACTACAACCAGAGAGAAACCACAACACTGGTTTTCCCAGCAACGCACCTTGACGGACTGGAATTTATTGAGTCGGCCCAACAGCAAGGCATCAAAGTGGTTGCAGCCACATCGGAATGGGATGCTGATGTAGCCCAAAGAGTGGGGGACTTGATGACCCTGCCCTATATTTATGACGAACGCTTCCCAGCCTGCTTTCTCGAATTGGTTAGCGCGCAAAACATTGACCAGGTCTATTGCCCCGTGTCATCTGTCTACATCTGGCTCAATAACTTCATCCAATCGAGAGGTGTGCCAATTGCGCTGTTAGGAGAGTCTCCAACCCAAAAGGAAGTTCAACGCCATGAGAAATTGCTGAAAAAAGTCGATTTACACCGAACTTTTATTGACCAATGCTCCGATGGCGCCTGCAATATGCGCAATATCGAAGTGGCTGCAGTTCTACGTATGGCTGCAGATATTTATGGTGAATCCAATGAGCAGAAGATTGCGGCAATGATGGCCATCTTCTCCAGCGTCCCCAAAGGGGATGTTATCGAAATTGGCTCACTCGCTGGAAAATCTGCCGCGGTGCTCGCGCTCATGGCACGCAGGCACAACATTGGAAATATCCTGTCAGTAGACTCGTGGCAGTGGGAAGCAGGTACGCAGCATGACTCACCGGAAAATGTGAGTGTCAGCATGGCCAATGCATGGGACCTCAACGTTGTCCACGATATCTTTACCGTCAATTTATTCCCGATTGGCGTTGGTGTATTCAATTACATCCACAATGAATCTGCCCAGGCATTTGAGATCTACCGAAGAGATCTCAGCGTGTACAGCGCCACATTCGGTCGCACTGATTACACAGGCAAGATCGCGCTCATCCATATTGACGCAAACCATGACTACGTCAAAGTCAAACTAGATTGCGACCTATGGTTGCAAATGCTGGCTCCGGATGGATGGCTGATTCTGGATGACTACCTGTGGGCCCACGGCGATGGTCCATACCGGATGGGCAATGAACTACTGGCACAACGTAGCGATACTATTGAGCGCGCGTTTGTGTGCGGCAAAGCATTGTTCATAAAGTTCAACTCGGCCAAAAACTAA
- a CDS encoding PLP-dependent aminotransferase family protein, translating to MPAPRYKTLVDEFAKNIRQGTWPSGMRLPTHRVLAQDYGIALATATKVYAELENMGLVIGETGRGTYVRDLHVPPGYWQTHDHARSGVLDLAFTYPQLPAQADALRHALRELATGGDMHSLIAPQPAQGRQAERRLLAQYLKQRGLNAHAADVVIVNGAQQGLALTVMALLRPGDVVAVDALTYPGFIGLAQTHRLDLVAIPMTPQGPNLSALERLLRERPVKAIFTMPTLHNPMGWVMGLAARTRLVALARKHKLLIIEDGSYAFLVEDAPTPLRELAPERTVYVSGLSKPMGGGIRFGYVVTPPQHLAALDQTLRALAISNSTLITALCGRWLEDGTVLRFEAEKRAHAAELQALAHTMLEGLHVIGNPNSYFAWIMLPTNVRADQLAGRLSQRNILVATSEAFATSSAVPHAIRLSMGLADMASLRVGLKTIQQTIADMVNEA from the coding sequence ATGCCTGCACCGCGCTACAAGACCTTGGTTGATGAGTTTGCCAAGAACATCCGCCAGGGCACCTGGCCCTCTGGCATGCGCTTGCCCACGCACCGGGTCTTGGCGCAGGACTATGGCATTGCACTGGCGACGGCCACCAAGGTCTATGCAGAGCTTGAGAACATGGGCTTGGTGATTGGTGAAACAGGCCGAGGCACCTATGTGCGCGACCTGCATGTGCCGCCAGGCTATTGGCAAACCCATGACCATGCGCGCTCGGGCGTGTTGGACTTGGCTTTTACCTACCCCCAGCTACCCGCGCAGGCCGATGCCTTGCGCCACGCACTGCGTGAACTTGCCACTGGCGGCGACATGCACAGCCTGATTGCACCCCAGCCTGCCCAGGGTCGGCAGGCGGAGCGTCGATTGTTGGCCCAGTACCTAAAGCAGCGCGGTCTCAACGCACATGCGGCAGATGTAGTGATCGTCAACGGCGCGCAGCAGGGCTTGGCACTCACCGTGATGGCCTTGCTGCGCCCAGGCGACGTGGTGGCGGTAGACGCGCTTACCTACCCCGGCTTCATTGGCTTGGCCCAAACACACCGCTTGGATTTGGTGGCCATTCCCATGACGCCACAAGGCCCCAACCTCAGCGCCTTGGAGCGCCTGCTGCGGGAACGCCCCGTTAAGGCCATCTTCACCATGCCTACGCTGCACAACCCCATGGGCTGGGTCATGGGGCTAGCGGCGCGCACCCGGTTGGTGGCGCTCGCACGCAAGCACAAGCTGCTGATCATTGAAGACGGAAGCTATGCATTCTTAGTGGAAGACGCGCCTACGCCTTTGCGCGAACTAGCGCCCGAGCGCACGGTCTACGTATCGGGCTTGAGCAAACCCATGGGGGGAGGCATTCGCTTTGGATACGTGGTCACACCACCGCAACATCTCGCAGCCTTGGACCAAACCCTGCGCGCGCTCGCGATCAGCAACTCCACACTGATCACCGCACTGTGCGGGCGCTGGCTGGAAGACGGCACGGTGCTGCGCTTTGAGGCCGAAAAGCGCGCCCACGCTGCAGAACTTCAGGCACTGGCGCACACTATGCTGGAAGGTCTGCACGTGATTGGCAACCCCAACTCCTATTTCGCCTGGATCATGCTGCCCACCAACGTGCGGGCCGACCAATTGGCGGGAAGGTTGTCGCAGCGCAACATATTGGTGGCGACCTCTGAGGCCTTTGCCACGAGCAGTGCGGTACCGCACGCCATCCGCTTGAGCATGGGTTTGGCCGACATGGCCAGCCTGCGCGTGGGTCTGAAAACCATTCAACAAACCATTGCCGACATGGTGAACGAGGCCTAG
- a CDS encoding GNAT family N-acetyltransferase has translation MTTPSQPALSYRIATAADAPAIADLVNSAYRGDSSRQGWTTEADLLEGSRTSAHEVSGLIAAPDSVVYLCFADAEAATGAPSELVGCVNLAKKGDGAYLGMFVVKPTLQGGGLGKRFMQEAERYAQALWNVQKMWMTVITVRHELIAFYERRGYRRTGRVHPFPANNGKETMLVENLMFEEFEKVLPQA, from the coding sequence ATGACAACCCCATCGCAACCCGCGCTCAGCTATCGCATCGCCACTGCGGCTGACGCCCCTGCCATTGCAGACCTGGTCAATAGCGCCTACCGGGGCGACTCCAGCCGCCAAGGCTGGACTACGGAAGCTGACTTGCTGGAGGGCTCACGTACCTCTGCGCATGAGGTGAGCGGACTCATTGCAGCCCCAGACTCCGTGGTCTACCTCTGCTTTGCAGACGCTGAAGCGGCGACGGGCGCACCCTCCGAGTTGGTCGGTTGCGTGAACTTGGCCAAGAAGGGCGATGGCGCCTACCTCGGCATGTTTGTCGTCAAACCTACGCTGCAAGGTGGCGGCTTGGGCAAGCGCTTCATGCAAGAGGCCGAGCGCTATGCCCAAGCGCTTTGGAATGTGCAGAAAATGTGGATGACCGTCATCACCGTGCGCCATGAGTTGATTGCCTTCTACGAGCGCCGTGGCTACCGCCGCACCGGCCGTGTGCACCCTTTCCCCGCAAACAACGGCAAAGAAACCATGCTGGTGGAAAACCTGATGTTTGAAGAGTTCGAGAAGGTGCTTCCCCAAGCTTGA
- a CDS encoding ATP-grasp domain-containing protein: MPKVLLVDTNFSSTPIHDYLLQSGYDVYVCGGNPLDSLAKSCKNYINIDYSDTEAMHALVKTMKFDFVVPGCNDRSYRACANLVGDMYFGLDSAETEQIINNKELFRAFALEHGLSVPRVVASPLTQDIWPLIVKPVDAYSGRGMSIISTSEQHKLQNAITKAETFSNTNTCIIEEFVQGQLYSHSAFLRNGDFQAEFIVEEHGTANPFVVDTSWVVHDFPEKMLEKVRADILRMAKELRLTDGLIHTQFIANDSSFWLIEVTRRCPGDLYSKLIESSTGFKYIEAYVAPFLNQNFFADKQKHQYVNILRHTISQSEEKIFNSIQFNTQLRINAYIPLCMPGDRVKASPFGRIGLLFAQVSEQQAFLALQQKVLSRDIYTLH, translated from the coding sequence ATGCCAAAAGTGCTCTTGGTGGATACGAATTTTTCGTCCACTCCCATCCACGATTACTTGTTGCAAAGTGGCTACGATGTTTATGTCTGTGGTGGCAACCCGCTAGATTCCCTGGCGAAGTCGTGCAAGAACTACATCAACATTGATTATTCAGATACAGAGGCGATGCATGCCCTGGTCAAAACAATGAAATTTGATTTTGTAGTTCCCGGATGCAACGATCGCTCTTATCGCGCCTGCGCAAACTTGGTTGGCGACATGTATTTCGGCTTGGATTCCGCTGAAACCGAGCAAATCATCAACAACAAAGAACTGTTCAGGGCCTTTGCACTTGAGCATGGGTTGTCCGTTCCCCGTGTCGTTGCATCACCCCTCACACAAGACATTTGGCCTTTGATAGTCAAACCGGTCGATGCATACAGCGGGAGAGGAATGTCAATTATTTCCACATCCGAACAGCACAAGCTTCAAAACGCCATCACAAAAGCGGAAACATTTTCAAATACAAACACCTGCATCATTGAAGAGTTCGTACAAGGGCAACTCTATAGCCATTCCGCCTTTTTAAGGAATGGCGACTTCCAAGCCGAATTCATCGTGGAAGAACACGGCACTGCCAATCCATTTGTGGTGGATACAAGTTGGGTCGTGCATGATTTCCCAGAAAAAATGCTGGAAAAAGTCCGGGCAGACATTCTCAGAATGGCAAAAGAGTTGCGCCTGACGGATGGCTTAATACATACGCAGTTTATTGCCAATGACTCGTCATTCTGGTTAATCGAGGTAACACGGCGATGCCCAGGTGATCTTTATAGCAAGCTGATAGAAAGTAGCACAGGGTTTAAGTACATCGAAGCTTACGTGGCACCATTTTTAAATCAGAATTTTTTCGCCGATAAGCAAAAACATCAATATGTCAACATATTACGGCACACCATTTCCCAGTCCGAAGAAAAAATATTCAATTCTATTCAATTTAATACACAGTTAAGAATCAATGCGTACATACCGTTGTGTATGCCAGGCGATAGAGTGAAGGCCAGTCCTTTCGGAAGGATTGGTCTTCTGTTTGCCCAAGTATCTGAACAGCAGGCGTTTCTCGCATTGCAGCAGAAAGTCCTTAGCCGAGATATCTATACGCTTCATTAG
- a CDS encoding LysR substrate-binding domain-containing protein, giving the protein MELRQLRYFVAIAEHGAFSKAADKVFVAQSALSHQLAQLEDELGVQLLLRTRRGVELTEPGRVFLAHAISILRQTEDARSSVRSALGEPSGKVVFGIPHSVSNALALPLLQAVRQRLPKVELELTEELTGNLIPQLRTGVLNLAVLFDDGHLDEFTTLALLSERLSLIGSTQSPALRVAKSITLKKALALPLILPADPHGVRPTIEAAARKRAYPPPHVVADISSISILRTTLLAGMGHTLLPVMPLRADLDAGTLKAIPVVLPTLQRVVSLCASKHIPISTAATAVAQLTHQLVHDLCKEGAWVDASPIEGNTTGFTIAGRTAKT; this is encoded by the coding sequence ATGGAATTACGTCAACTTCGCTACTTTGTCGCCATTGCCGAACACGGCGCTTTCTCTAAAGCCGCTGACAAGGTGTTCGTGGCCCAGTCGGCCCTGAGCCACCAACTCGCCCAGCTAGAAGACGAACTGGGGGTGCAACTGCTGCTACGCACACGCCGGGGCGTGGAGCTCACCGAACCAGGGCGCGTTTTTTTGGCGCATGCTATTTCCATCTTGCGTCAGACCGAAGATGCCCGCTCCAGCGTGCGCAGTGCTTTGGGGGAACCGTCTGGCAAAGTGGTGTTTGGCATTCCCCACAGTGTCTCGAACGCGCTGGCCCTGCCACTCTTGCAGGCGGTGCGCCAGCGTCTGCCCAAGGTGGAGCTAGAACTTACAGAGGAGCTCACCGGCAACTTGATCCCGCAGTTACGCACTGGAGTTTTGAACTTGGCGGTGCTGTTTGACGATGGGCACTTGGATGAGTTCACCACGCTAGCGCTGCTGAGCGAGCGCTTAAGCCTCATTGGCTCCACCCAGTCACCGGCCTTGCGCGTGGCGAAGTCCATCACCCTCAAAAAGGCGCTGGCATTGCCCCTCATCTTGCCCGCGGACCCGCATGGTGTGCGCCCCACCATTGAAGCGGCTGCGCGCAAGCGTGCTTACCCACCGCCCCATGTGGTGGCGGACATCAGTTCTATCAGCATCTTGCGGACCACCTTGCTCGCGGGTATGGGCCACACGCTGCTGCCCGTCATGCCGCTGCGCGCCGATTTAGATGCGGGGACGCTCAAGGCCATTCCAGTCGTTTTGCCCACGCTCCAGCGCGTAGTGAGCTTGTGTGCGTCCAAGCACATCCCCATTTCCACCGCGGCCACTGCGGTAGCGCAGTTGACGCATCAGTTGGTCCATGACTTATGCAAGGAGGGTGCGTGGGTCGATGCCAGTCCAATAGAGGGCAACACCACGGGCTTCACGATTGCGGGGCGCACTGCCAAGACCTAG
- a CDS encoding Gfo/Idh/MocA family protein, with translation MRTLRGQTQGPVRLAVVGPGLMGKRHIELIAANAQCELVSIVAPEHASHEQFAHQLGIPLYHSIEAMLQSTALDGVIISSPNVFHAAQAALCIHAGIPVLVEKPISHSVESASQLVELADKKNAKVLIGHHRAHSPLLAAARDIIQSKELGNVVGIMGSALFYKPSSYFEAGPWRREIGGGPILINLIHEVGNFRSLCGEITAVQAITSSAIRKFPVEDTVAINFQFASGALGTFLLSDTAASSRSWEHTSQENKSYPATENGECYLVTGTRGSLSIPNMQLSYYEGERTWWTPLQQKIWPVERQDPLECQLNHFIKIIQGWENPLVTARDGFENLRITEAIKESSLSQKMVQLS, from the coding sequence ATGCGCACACTCCGTGGTCAAACCCAAGGTCCTGTCAGGTTAGCCGTTGTCGGACCGGGCTTAATGGGAAAACGGCATATTGAGCTCATCGCAGCCAATGCCCAGTGTGAACTCGTCAGCATAGTCGCGCCAGAGCATGCATCGCATGAACAATTCGCCCATCAACTCGGGATTCCCCTGTACCACAGTATCGAAGCAATGCTGCAATCCACCGCTCTGGATGGCGTCATTATTTCCTCCCCCAATGTTTTCCATGCTGCACAAGCGGCACTTTGCATTCATGCCGGCATTCCTGTTCTAGTGGAAAAGCCTATCAGTCACTCGGTTGAATCTGCAAGCCAACTTGTTGAGTTGGCAGATAAAAAAAATGCCAAGGTATTGATAGGCCACCACCGCGCGCACAGTCCCCTATTGGCTGCAGCGCGGGACATCATCCAGAGCAAGGAGCTGGGAAATGTAGTCGGCATTATGGGAAGTGCGCTTTTTTACAAGCCATCTAGCTATTTTGAGGCTGGACCTTGGCGCCGTGAGATTGGTGGCGGCCCTATTTTGATCAACTTGATCCATGAAGTAGGGAATTTCCGGTCACTGTGCGGAGAAATTACTGCGGTGCAAGCCATCACATCTTCCGCCATTCGGAAATTTCCCGTCGAAGATACGGTGGCCATCAATTTTCAGTTTGCCAGTGGGGCGCTCGGCACCTTCCTTTTGTCGGATACCGCCGCGTCCAGCAGGAGCTGGGAACACACATCGCAGGAGAACAAAAGCTACCCTGCGACTGAAAATGGGGAGTGCTATCTGGTGACCGGGACGCGCGGATCGTTGTCTATTCCCAATATGCAACTTAGCTACTATGAAGGTGAACGCACTTGGTGGACACCACTTCAGCAAAAAATATGGCCCGTTGAAAGGCAAGATCCTCTCGAATGCCAGTTAAACCACTTTATTAAAATCATCCAGGGATGGGAGAATCCACTTGTCACCGCAAGAGATGGCTTTGAAAATCTCAGAATTACTGAGGCTATAAAAGAGTCTTCATTAAGCCAAAAGATGGTTCAACTGAGTTAA
- a CDS encoding DegT/DnrJ/EryC1/StrS family aminotransferase: MTENRIYVTQPHLPPLEEFIPYLEQIWSSKVLTNCGPFHQQFEQALCEYLGVKHISLFTNGTIALVTALQTLRISGEVITTPYSFVATAHSLLWNSIKPVFVDIDPVTLNLDPDRIEAAITPRTTAIMPVHCYGHACDVERIQKIADNYGLKVIYDAAHAFGVQCQHGSVLRYGDLSVLSFHATKVFNTFEGGAIVCPDAKTKKRIDQLKNFGFVNDTTVIAPGINGKMSEINAALGLLQLKGIDAAIQKRGVIDQTYRDGLTPIKGIRCVPDAAETVGNYAYFPIQVGPEYPMTRDGLFQKLHDHGIIARRYFHPLISEFPMYRGLPSSAAANLPAASKVAREVICLPIYPNLPPEQVEFIVSLIANQIT; the protein is encoded by the coding sequence ATGACAGAAAACCGCATCTATGTCACCCAGCCGCATCTGCCACCGCTAGAGGAGTTTATTCCCTACTTGGAGCAGATCTGGAGCAGCAAAGTTCTCACCAACTGCGGGCCATTCCACCAGCAATTCGAACAAGCGCTGTGCGAATACTTGGGCGTTAAACACATCAGCCTATTCACCAATGGCACCATCGCACTGGTAACGGCCCTGCAAACTTTGCGCATTTCCGGCGAGGTGATTACTACTCCGTATTCTTTCGTAGCAACCGCCCATTCCTTACTTTGGAACAGCATCAAACCGGTGTTTGTCGATATTGACCCGGTAACCCTCAACCTGGACCCCGATCGCATTGAAGCGGCCATTACCCCAAGAACGACTGCAATCATGCCGGTGCACTGTTACGGTCATGCTTGCGATGTGGAACGCATACAGAAGATTGCGGACAACTATGGGCTCAAGGTGATTTATGACGCGGCCCATGCATTTGGTGTCCAGTGCCAGCATGGCAGCGTGTTGCGATACGGAGATCTGTCGGTTTTGAGCTTTCACGCGACCAAAGTGTTCAATACCTTTGAGGGGGGCGCTATCGTCTGCCCCGATGCAAAAACCAAGAAACGCATCGATCAGTTGAAAAACTTTGGCTTTGTCAACGACACCACAGTCATTGCTCCCGGAATTAACGGCAAGATGAGTGAAATCAATGCGGCCCTGGGCTTGTTACAACTGAAGGGGATTGATGCTGCCATCCAAAAACGCGGCGTTATCGACCAGACCTACCGTGACGGATTGACTCCAATCAAAGGCATACGCTGCGTGCCGGATGCCGCTGAAACTGTAGGAAACTACGCTTACTTCCCGATTCAGGTGGGCCCGGAATACCCAATGACAAGGGACGGATTATTTCAAAAACTGCACGATCACGGCATCATTGCACGACGCTACTTTCACCCACTGATCAGTGAATTTCCCATGTACCGCGGATTGCCGTCATCCGCAGCCGCTAATCTACCAGCGGCCTCCAAAGTGGCACGCGAGGTTATTTGTCTGCCGATTTACCCAAACTTACCACCCGAGCAGGTTGAGTTCATTGTGAGCCTCATCGCAAATCAAATAACGTGA